The proteins below are encoded in one region of Bacillota bacterium LX-D:
- a CDS encoding PocR ligand-binding domain-containing protein: protein MEEQIVNESQLEFLEVAEIKVLQQILRSFSKATGLRAFIVDAQGEILVTSEGQDKYCDFCKLVRASSCGISKCKRSYARAGFEASKYGQPYIFRCHAGLIEWAAPILIEDKYIGAIICGQVLMWEPEDFFWEEIEDMTRGLDLDVSTLIESAKKLEVLSGEKIQAAADLLFVVANHVMQTGLITLRQREAISEQQAKLNEEIQARKNLEEALKKIDSLSVRGYSLEKEQELICLVRKGDKAGVDKLLNKILAEILQRFSGDENGIKARTLELMVILSRAAIEGGAMLKTVLALNSEYVKQFSELKSSEDIFQWIDKAILSFVAAVEEGKDVRNLQVVQRAGDYMRNNYSKKIAVEDVAQAVYLSPCHLSKIFKQELGCTIMEFLTKIRIEEAKKLLRNPQYNVIQVADELGFKDPGYFTKVFKRSEGITPSQYREKAL, encoded by the coding sequence ATGGAAGAGCAAATTGTTAATGAAAGTCAGTTAGAATTTTTGGAGGTAGCAGAAATAAAAGTTTTACAACAGATTTTGCGTTCTTTTTCCAAAGCAACTGGCTTACGAGCTTTTATTGTAGATGCTCAAGGTGAAATACTAGTTACTTCAGAGGGGCAGGACAAATATTGTGATTTTTGCAAACTAGTTAGGGCCAGTTCGTGTGGAATATCTAAATGCAAACGTTCCTACGCTCGCGCCGGCTTTGAAGCTAGTAAATATGGACAACCATATATATTCCGTTGCCATGCTGGATTAATTGAATGGGCTGCACCCATTTTAATTGAAGACAAATATATTGGAGCTATTATCTGTGGACAAGTTTTAATGTGGGAACCTGAAGACTTTTTCTGGGAAGAAATTGAAGATATGACCAGAGGTTTGGATTTAGATGTTAGTACTTTAATTGAATCTGCTAAAAAACTTGAGGTATTGTCTGGAGAAAAAATTCAAGCTGCAGCAGATTTGCTGTTTGTAGTGGCCAATCATGTTATGCAGACAGGTTTAATTACCTTACGTCAGAGGGAAGCTATTAGTGAGCAGCAAGCTAAACTAAATGAAGAAATTCAAGCTAGGAAAAATTTAGAAGAAGCATTAAAGAAAATTGACAGCTTATCTGTACGGGGTTATTCCTTAGAAAAAGAACAGGAGTTAATTTGTTTAGTTCGTAAAGGAGATAAAGCAGGGGTAGATAAACTTCTTAATAAAATTTTAGCAGAAATACTCCAACGTTTTTCCGGAGATGAAAATGGAATTAAAGCAAGAACGTTAGAGTTAATGGTTATCTTATCTAGGGCAGCCATTGAGGGTGGTGCTATGTTAAAAACGGTATTAGCCCTGAATTCTGAATATGTTAAACAATTTTCAGAGCTAAAAAGTTCCGAAGATATTTTCCAATGGATTGATAAGGCAATTTTGAGTTTTGTGGCCGCTGTAGAAGAAGGCAAAGACGTTCGTAATCTTCAGGTAGTACAAAGAGCTGGAGACTATATGCGCAACAACTACAGTAAAAAAATTGCTGTAGAAGATGTAGCTCAAGCAGTATATTTAAGCCCTTGCCATTTAAGTAAAATATTTAAACAAGAACTGGGTTGCACAATTATGGAATTTTTGACTAAAATCCGCATAGAAGAAGCCAAGAAATTATTACGCAACCCTCAATATAATGTAATACAAGTTGCAGATGAACTAGGCTTTAAGGATCCCGGTTATTTTACGAAAGTGTTTAAACGCAGTGAAGGTATAACACCTAGCCAATACAGAGAAAAAGCACTGTAA
- a CDS encoding corrinoid protein: MKLVNEMEQIANGVVEGNATLVKTLAEKLLAIGEAPEKILHDGLVAGMNIVSEKFRDEKFYVPDVLIASRAAHAGMRVLKPYLRHESANNGKVVIGTVAGDLHDIGKNMVVMLLRSQGYKVIDLGIDVHPEEFVEAVENYEPQVLGMSALLTTTMPTMLETIKLLEKTGLRKKVKVVIGGGPVTRDFQEAINADGYGVDAWSAVETVTKCVKSLSEKQK, from the coding sequence GTGAAACTTGTGAATGAGATGGAGCAAATTGCCAATGGGGTGGTAGAAGGAAATGCCACATTGGTAAAAACACTTGCTGAAAAACTATTAGCTATCGGAGAAGCACCGGAAAAAATATTGCATGATGGTTTAGTTGCAGGAATGAATATAGTCAGTGAGAAATTTAGAGATGAAAAATTTTATGTACCTGATGTTTTAATAGCATCCAGAGCGGCTCATGCGGGAATGAGAGTTTTAAAGCCATACTTACGTCACGAAAGTGCGAACAACGGGAAAGTAGTCATTGGCACCGTAGCCGGCGATTTACACGATATTGGCAAAAATATGGTGGTTATGCTTTTAAGATCTCAAGGCTATAAAGTAATTGATTTAGGTATTGATGTTCATCCTGAAGAATTTGTGGAAGCTGTAGAAAATTATGAACCTCAGGTACTAGGTATGTCAGCTTTATTGACAACTACTATGCCAACTATGCTGGAAACTATTAAACTACTAGAAAAAACAGGTTTACGTAAAAAGGTAAAAGTAGTAATCGGCGGCGGACCTGTTACCCGAGATTTTCAGGAAGCAATAAATGCCGATGGTTATGGCGTGGATGCATGGTCGGCAGTAGAAACAGTAACTAAATGTGTTAAGAGTTTAAGCGAAAAACAAAAATAA
- the plsY gene encoding glycerol-3-phosphate 1-O-acyltransferase PlsY encodes MKIIGILLAGYLLGSIPFALVAGKIVSGKDIRNFGSGNLGGTNAIRVLGWQAGLAVIAADIFKGALATYLGLLLGNEVTGMVAGIAAALGHCYPAFAGFRGGKGVATGTGVFLVLAPKAVFFGAIVFAITLLIFRYVSLSSMTAALTVASLAWAEGMHPIIIIASWLLVAFVISRHHSNIRRLFSGKENKIR; translated from the coding sequence GTGAAAATTATAGGAATATTGCTGGCAGGATACTTACTAGGCTCTATTCCTTTTGCTTTAGTAGCTGGGAAAATAGTTAGCGGCAAAGATATACGTAATTTCGGCAGTGGAAATCTAGGTGGAACTAATGCAATTCGAGTCCTAGGTTGGCAAGCAGGATTAGCTGTAATTGCAGCAGATATTTTTAAAGGAGCATTGGCAACTTATTTGGGATTACTTTTAGGAAATGAGGTAACGGGGATGGTTGCAGGTATAGCTGCGGCTTTAGGTCACTGCTACCCAGCCTTTGCAGGTTTTCGTGGCGGTAAAGGAGTAGCGACTGGCACAGGGGTTTTCCTCGTTTTAGCTCCTAAGGCAGTTTTCTTTGGAGCTATAGTATTTGCCATTACACTGCTTATTTTTAGGTATGTATCCCTTTCATCGATGACAGCAGCTTTAACTGTTGCCAGCCTAGCCTGGGCAGAAGGAATGCACCCCATAATTATAATAGCATCTTGGCTTTTAGTGGCTTTTGTTATTTCTCGGCATCATTCTAATATTCGGCGCTTATTTAGCGGTAAAGAAAATAAAATCAGGTAA
- a CDS encoding GrdX family protein, which produces MDSLKMQQLLILSNNPLVWEYYPSTQKIEASAVNVLATARDMVIQGYLLVNHPLSGNLQPNQMPYKSIVLKKAIGSNPTPPKIDIFSLALIEKALELYRKNTLKEDDLEQAFLQAFQFMDLELLKTAIVDFTS; this is translated from the coding sequence GTGGATAGTTTAAAAATGCAGCAACTTCTTATCTTAAGCAATAATCCTTTGGTTTGGGAATACTATCCCTCAACCCAGAAAATAGAAGCTTCTGCAGTTAACGTTTTAGCTACAGCCAGAGATATGGTTATTCAGGGCTATTTACTTGTTAATCATCCCTTGTCCGGCAATTTACAACCAAACCAAATGCCCTATAAATCAATAGTTTTAAAAAAAGCTATTGGCTCTAATCCAACGCCACCTAAAATTGATATATTTTCTCTAGCGTTAATCGAAAAAGCATTAGAGCTATATAGAAAAAATACTTTAAAAGAAGATGATTTGGAACAGGCGTTTTTACAGGCTTTCCAGTTTATGGATTTGGAACTATTAAAAACAGCAATAGTAGATTTTACGAGCTGA
- a CDS encoding glycine/sarcosine/betaine reductase component B subunit, translating into MRLEIGEIQIKDVQYGSQTEIRANILYLNQEELCRIVADDDRISYVKVFIAKPGASVRIIPVKDVLEPRVKVRDSGGIFPGFCHKVDMVGEGRTHVLKGTAVVTTGKIVGFQEGIIDMSGTGAKYTPFSQTLNVVLQVQPKENLAQHEQEEVIRLAGFKAACYLGEAGKNIQPDEIKTLETKPLLEQIQQYPNLPKVLYVYMLQSQGLLHDTYVYGVDAKKIIPTYLYPTEVLDGAIVSGNCVSACDKNPTYMHQNNPVILDLYNQHGKTLNFLGCIITNENVTLADKERSAQMTAKLVELLGADGVIISKEGFGNPDADLILNCQFLEKKGIKTVLLTDEYAGRDGASQSLADSTPLGNAVISTGNANQIIKLPKLDLVIGYPEVAEQIAGGFKGSIAANESITAEIQLITGATNELGFGYLQAVDA; encoded by the coding sequence TTGCGCCTAGAAATAGGTGAAATCCAAATTAAAGATGTCCAATATGGTTCTCAAACGGAAATACGTGCAAATATACTGTATCTTAACCAAGAGGAATTGTGCCGAATAGTCGCAGATGATGATCGAATAAGCTATGTAAAAGTATTTATAGCAAAACCGGGAGCATCTGTGCGAATTATACCTGTTAAAGATGTTTTGGAGCCACGTGTTAAAGTTAGGGATTCAGGAGGCATTTTCCCGGGATTTTGCCATAAAGTAGATATGGTAGGAGAGGGAAGAACTCACGTCTTAAAAGGTACAGCAGTTGTTACAACGGGAAAAATAGTCGGCTTTCAAGAAGGCATCATCGATATGTCTGGAACAGGTGCCAAGTATACACCTTTTTCTCAAACTTTAAACGTTGTTTTACAGGTTCAGCCTAAAGAAAATTTAGCCCAACATGAACAAGAGGAAGTCATCCGCTTGGCAGGATTTAAAGCTGCTTGCTATTTAGGCGAAGCAGGAAAAAACATTCAACCAGATGAAATTAAGACTTTGGAAACAAAGCCGCTCTTAGAGCAAATTCAGCAATACCCCAATTTGCCAAAAGTCCTTTACGTGTATATGCTTCAATCTCAGGGATTGCTTCATGATACCTATGTCTACGGTGTTGACGCCAAAAAAATAATTCCAACCTATTTATATCCAACAGAAGTTTTAGATGGGGCTATAGTAAGCGGCAACTGTGTTTCAGCTTGCGATAAGAATCCCACATACATGCATCAAAATAACCCAGTTATCTTGGATTTGTACAATCAGCATGGAAAGACCCTTAATTTCCTCGGCTGTATTATTACAAATGAGAATGTAACCCTGGCAGATAAAGAACGCTCTGCGCAAATGACAGCTAAGCTAGTTGAATTGCTAGGAGCTGATGGTGTAATTATCTCCAAAGAAGGTTTTGGTAACCCAGATGCGGACTTAATCTTAAATTGTCAGTTCCTCGAAAAAAAAGGAATTAAAACTGTGCTCTTAACAGATGAATATGCCGGACGTGATGGGGCTTCCCAATCCTTAGCTGATTCAACACCCCTTGGAAATGCAGTTATTTCAACTGGCAATGCTAACCAAATAATTAAACTGCCTAAGCTGGATTTAGTTATTGGATATCCAGAAGTTGCCGAACAAATTGCAGGGGGCTTTAAAGGAAGCATTGCAGCAAATGAAAGTATAACTGCCGAGATTCAACTGATTACCGGAGCAACCAATGAACTGGGTTTTGGTTATTTACAGGCAGTAGATGCATAA
- the grdA gene encoding glycine/sarcosine/betaine reductase complex selenoprotein A — protein sequence MLKGKKAIVLGERDGIPGPAIEECLKSAGAEIVFSTTECFVUTAAGAMDLENQARIKELAGKYSREDLIIVLGNAGADSSALAAETVTQGDPSFAGPLAGVSLGLKVYHIFELKDNIDPQIYENQVGMMEMVLEVDSIKQSVAKYR from the coding sequence ATGCTAAAAGGCAAAAAAGCGATAGTTTTGGGAGAACGGGACGGTATTCCCGGGCCAGCCATTGAAGAATGCCTAAAATCGGCTGGAGCAGAAATTGTCTTTTCAACTACGGAGTGTTTTGTTTGAACAGCTGCTGGAGCAATGGATCTGGAAAACCAAGCTAGAATTAAAGAACTAGCAGGTAAGTATAGTCGGGAGGATCTAATTATTGTCTTAGGCAATGCGGGAGCAGATTCTTCGGCACTTGCTGCCGAAACTGTTACCCAAGGAGATCCTTCTTTTGCAGGTCCATTAGCTGGAGTCTCGTTGGGACTCAAAGTTTATCATATTTTTGAATTAAAAGATAACATTGACCCCCAAATTTATGAAAATCAGGTAGGCATGATGGAAATGGTACTTGAAGTAGATTCTATTAAACAGTCTGTAGCCAAATACAGATAG
- the grdB gene encoding glycine reductase complex selenoprotein B, whose amino-acid sequence MVFLKIVHYLNQFFAGIGGEEKANIEPQSRPGAVGPGLALKQALGTNAEIVGTVICGDSYFNENIAAASSQITALIQNFQPDLVIAGPAFNAGRYGIACGAVAKAVSEVLGIPVLTGMYPENPGVEMYKQYAYIIPTANSAAGMRDAARSIARLAIKVGRGEELGTPEEEGYLPRGLRKNIFAAQRGSTRAVKMLLKKLRGEEFATEYQMPVFDKVSPAPPIRNLKESKIALVSSGGPVPKGNPDRIESSSASKYGKYSLKEIMDLNPENGETAHGGYDPVYANEDLDRVLPIDVLKELELQGEIGSLHDYWYATVGNGTSVANAKKFAQAIAQDLLAANVDGVLLTSTUGTCTRCGATMVKEIERTGLPVVHLCTIVPISLTVGANRIVPTVAIPHPLGNPALGREEEKELRRKLVRKALQALTKEVTQQTVF is encoded by the coding sequence GTGGTTTTTTTAAAAATTGTCCATTATCTTAATCAGTTTTTTGCTGGTATTGGGGGAGAGGAAAAAGCAAACATAGAGCCACAATCCCGCCCTGGGGCTGTTGGTCCTGGCCTGGCCTTAAAACAAGCGCTAGGTACTAATGCTGAAATTGTAGGTACGGTTATCTGCGGAGACAGCTATTTTAATGAAAATATAGCTGCAGCTAGTTCCCAAATTACAGCTTTAATCCAAAATTTTCAGCCTGATCTAGTTATTGCCGGTCCGGCTTTTAATGCGGGCCGCTATGGTATTGCCTGCGGTGCTGTAGCTAAGGCTGTTAGCGAAGTATTAGGCATACCTGTTCTTACAGGCATGTACCCAGAAAACCCTGGAGTGGAAATGTATAAACAATATGCCTATATTATTCCTACAGCTAATTCAGCAGCAGGAATGAGAGATGCTGCTCGGTCCATAGCAAGGCTAGCTATAAAGGTTGGCCGAGGAGAGGAACTTGGTACACCTGAGGAAGAAGGCTACCTGCCTAGGGGCTTACGTAAAAATATTTTTGCTGCCCAAAGGGGTTCTACCCGAGCTGTAAAGATGCTTCTCAAAAAGCTAAGGGGAGAAGAATTTGCTACAGAATATCAAATGCCTGTTTTTGATAAAGTATCACCCGCGCCTCCAATAAGGAATTTGAAGGAATCTAAAATTGCCTTAGTTTCTTCTGGAGGGCCTGTGCCTAAAGGAAACCCGGACAGGATTGAATCCTCAAGTGCTTCAAAATACGGCAAATACAGTCTTAAAGAGATAATGGATCTCAATCCCGAAAATGGAGAAACAGCTCACGGTGGTTATGATCCCGTTTATGCCAATGAGGATTTAGATCGGGTGCTGCCCATAGATGTATTAAAAGAGTTGGAATTACAAGGGGAAATAGGTTCTTTGCATGACTACTGGTATGCTACTGTTGGCAATGGTACATCTGTAGCAAATGCTAAAAAATTTGCCCAAGCAATAGCTCAAGATTTGCTTGCTGCTAATGTAGATGGTGTACTACTGACTTCCACCTGAGGAACATGTACACGTTGCGGTGCAACAATGGTCAAAGAAATTGAGCGGACTGGATTGCCGGTTGTGCATTTATGTACAATAGTACCTATTTCCTTAACTGTAGGGGCCAACCGAATTGTACCTACAGTAGCTATACCCCATCCCTTAGGAAATCCTGCTCTAGGCCGGGAAGAAGAAAAAGAGTTAAGAAGGAAATTGGTTAGAAAAGCGTTACAAGCTTTGACTAAAGAAGTTACCCAGCAAACAGTCTTTTAA
- the grdC gene encoding glycine/sarcosine/betaine reductase complex component C subunit beta: protein MLYPVLKGASYTLVHAPNLMLHQGTSLSVERQNNPSSELLEKLPEKLRSFSEAVQYSPNQVYIGNLTPDELAQIPRPWHQNLWPQAQPRGKYGEIMPEDEFLGLLQAVDVFDLVLLERVFQEQVKAKLIQHPILKGLPALVRLNKNTRSAEEIARLVAKGSGEPLYMGTEIVGCVKKAHDFDPALTQHVMLENLVNKATGVLALQSLLVFQQINAEEIDYIIECSEEACGDMNQRGGGNFAKAIGEICGCVKATGSDTRSFCASPAHAVIEGAALVQSGIYHNVVIVAGGSSAKLGMNTKELFKKGLPPLEDMLGSFALLLAPNDGISPVIRTDAVGYHSIGAGGSPQAVVQAIVVDPLNKAGLKIRDIDRFAPELQNVEVTEAAGAGDVAQANYKMIAALGVKKGEFQKEKLEQIVRKISIPGYAPTQGHIPSGIPYMGQARDQILAGQIQRVMIIGKGSLFLGRLTNLFDGISFILEQNTGLQQNIVPQTKDKIKIGVTILGSELGPWEVLHGANMAQKANPDLEVTVIGSGVDTDLPLVEAFNGEEAHLAMERMLSTGTLQAAVTMHYSFPIGVATVGRVITPAQGKEMFIAATTGISDVQRVPAMVKNALYGIAVAKAYGIEHPKVGILNIEGAQSTGRILKKLAQNGYPIHFVESIRRDGGFILRGNDILLGLPDVLVVDSLTGNVLVKMFSAYTSGGNYEGLGFGNGPAVGENYQNLIGIISRASGKTVTAGAIQFMGRMVQGGLRAKVGTEFQLARQAGLDILLETAQAQNNSFTSKKQPNSLVSPGSKPVSSEILGVDILQLEDAVYLLWQNNLYAESGMGCTGPVVLVAEEDKERAQEILRREKFIE from the coding sequence ATGTTATATCCTGTGCTGAAAGGGGCAAGTTATACTCTGGTCCATGCTCCCAATCTAATGCTGCACCAAGGCACCAGTCTTTCCGTAGAAAGGCAAAATAACCCTAGTTCTGAATTACTTGAAAAGCTTCCAGAAAAGCTACGCAGTTTTTCAGAGGCAGTTCAATATAGCCCTAATCAAGTTTACATTGGAAACCTCACTCCAGATGAGTTGGCTCAAATTCCTCGTCCCTGGCATCAAAATCTTTGGCCCCAGGCTCAACCTAGGGGTAAATATGGAGAAATTATGCCGGAAGATGAATTCCTCGGATTGCTCCAGGCCGTAGATGTATTTGACTTGGTACTCTTGGAAAGAGTATTTCAAGAACAAGTTAAGGCTAAACTTATTCAGCACCCTATTTTGAAAGGGCTTCCTGCTTTAGTACGTTTGAACAAAAATACTAGAAGTGCAGAAGAAATTGCTCGGCTTGTGGCCAAAGGCTCTGGAGAACCACTGTACATGGGTACAGAAATAGTAGGCTGCGTAAAGAAGGCCCACGACTTTGATCCGGCTTTAACCCAACATGTAATGTTGGAAAATTTAGTTAACAAAGCGACTGGGGTGCTTGCTTTACAATCATTGCTAGTGTTTCAACAGATAAATGCAGAAGAAATAGACTATATTATTGAATGTTCGGAAGAAGCCTGTGGCGATATGAACCAAAGGGGAGGAGGAAATTTTGCTAAAGCTATTGGGGAAATTTGTGGCTGTGTAAAGGCCACTGGTTCTGATACCCGCAGCTTTTGTGCTAGTCCAGCCCACGCTGTAATAGAAGGAGCAGCCTTGGTTCAATCAGGAATTTACCATAATGTAGTCATTGTTGCGGGGGGAAGTTCGGCTAAGTTGGGAATGAATACTAAAGAACTGTTTAAGAAAGGGCTCCCTCCTTTGGAGGATATGTTAGGCTCCTTTGCCCTTCTGCTGGCCCCTAACGATGGAATTAGTCCGGTTATTCGTACAGATGCAGTTGGATATCACTCTATTGGTGCAGGTGGTTCTCCTCAGGCTGTAGTACAGGCAATTGTTGTAGACCCTCTCAACAAGGCAGGCTTAAAAATTAGGGACATTGACCGCTTTGCTCCCGAATTGCAAAATGTTGAAGTAACGGAAGCAGCTGGAGCAGGAGATGTAGCCCAGGCCAATTATAAAATGATTGCAGCTTTAGGGGTGAAAAAAGGTGAATTTCAAAAGGAGAAGCTGGAGCAAATAGTAAGGAAAATAAGTATCCCTGGCTATGCTCCTACCCAAGGGCATATACCTTCTGGAATACCTTATATGGGACAGGCAAGAGACCAAATTTTGGCTGGGCAGATACAAAGAGTCATGATTATTGGCAAAGGCAGTTTGTTTTTAGGCCGCTTAACTAACCTTTTTGATGGTATTTCTTTTATTCTTGAACAAAATACTGGCCTCCAACAAAACATCGTTCCACAGACGAAGGACAAAATAAAAATTGGTGTAACTATTCTGGGCAGCGAACTAGGCCCTTGGGAAGTCCTTCATGGAGCTAATATGGCCCAAAAAGCTAATCCGGATTTAGAAGTTACAGTAATTGGCAGCGGAGTAGATACAGATTTGCCCCTTGTGGAGGCTTTTAATGGGGAAGAAGCTCACCTAGCTATGGAAAGAATGTTATCAACAGGTACTTTACAGGCAGCAGTAACTATGCACTATAGCTTTCCTATAGGAGTTGCTACAGTTGGCCGAGTAATAACACCTGCCCAAGGCAAAGAAATGTTTATTGCTGCTACTACAGGAATTTCGGATGTACAGAGGGTCCCTGCTATGGTGAAGAATGCTCTTTATGGGATAGCTGTAGCTAAAGCCTATGGAATTGAACATCCCAAAGTAGGCATTTTAAATATTGAAGGCGCCCAAAGTACAGGGCGAATCTTAAAAAAGTTAGCACAAAATGGTTATCCTATTCATTTTGTAGAGTCCATTAGAAGAGATGGGGGATTTATTCTCCGGGGCAATGACATTTTATTGGGGCTACCAGATGTTCTTGTAGTAGATAGTCTGACCGGAAATGTTCTCGTAAAAATGTTTTCCGCCTACACCAGTGGTGGTAACTATGAAGGTCTTGGCTTTGGTAACGGGCCCGCAGTAGGGGAAAATTATCAGAATTTAATTGGCATAATTTCTCGGGCTTCGGGGAAAACAGTTACGGCCGGCGCTATTCAATTTATGGGTCGGATGGTTCAGGGCGGTTTAAGGGCAAAAGTAGGGACCGAGTTCCAGCTAGCCCGCCAAGCCGGGCTGGATATACTTTTAGAAACAGCCCAAGCTCAAAACAATAGCTTTACTTCAAAGAAGCAGCCCAATTCTTTAGTTTCCCCAGGGTCCAAACCCGTTAGCTCAGAAATTTTAGGTGTTGATATTCTGCAGCTAGAGGATGCAGTTTATTTGCTTTGGCAAAACAATCTTTACGCTGAAAGCGGGATGGGCTGTACGGGACCGGTAGTCTTAGTAGCTGAAGAAGATAAGGAGAGGGCCCAAGAAATATTACGAAGAGAAAAGTTTATAGAGTAA
- a CDS encoding rubredoxin, translating into MTKWKCTVCGYVYDPAVGDPDNGIAPNTAFEDLPEDWVCPDCGVGKDLFEKVD; encoded by the coding sequence ATGACAAAGTGGAAATGTACTGTTTGCGGCTATGTTTATGATCCGGCAGTAGGAGATCCTGATAACGGGATTGCACCTAATACAGCTTTTGAAGATCTGCCGGAAGATTGGGTTTGCCCAGACTGTGGCGTAGGTAAAGACTTATTTGAAAAAGTAGACTAA
- a CDS encoding SLAP domain-containing protein, with amino-acid sequence MLKFLRELLKGSDKDQNTQKAGQTEEQQNYKIIEDGERKVIKPGLSLPKEMRVKTSGLAKQYMEEDLEALPPVKEGDINISGVYAYKNAGKLEVSFYLQNGLNRPVAFEKVPLMLIDSQKKVLARQVFDLSSVGAIDPFGARPCKVFFAEENILVQEIPKDDWRLVFELNPRKVQPELKVELTTWPEDYTEEQVLQVKQFLAQLPPIKAGELNFTPYQCQFNAQGDLIASVLLRNGAAKEVRLEGIPLLIKDAEQKTTAFYHFKLSDCLLKPQSAVLYNLTFPAESVLEKEPNLSKWTLEIKK; translated from the coding sequence ATGCTAAAGTTTTTGCGGGAATTGCTTAAAGGCTCAGATAAAGATCAAAATACACAAAAAGCTGGTCAAACAGAGGAACAGCAAAATTATAAAATTATTGAAGACGGGGAACGGAAGGTCATTAAGCCCGGTTTATCACTACCAAAGGAAATGCGAGTTAAAACCAGCGGTTTAGCTAAGCAATATATGGAAGAAGATCTAGAGGCACTTCCACCTGTAAAGGAAGGAGATATTAATATTTCCGGTGTTTATGCTTATAAAAACGCTGGAAAATTAGAGGTTAGCTTTTATCTGCAAAACGGTTTAAACCGTCCCGTTGCTTTTGAAAAAGTACCTTTAATGCTTATAGACTCCCAAAAAAAAGTCTTAGCCAGGCAAGTTTTTGATTTAAGCAGTGTAGGTGCCATCGATCCTTTTGGGGCAAGACCATGTAAAGTTTTTTTTGCAGAAGAAAACATCTTAGTTCAGGAAATTCCTAAAGATGATTGGCGGCTAGTCTTTGAATTAAACCCAAGAAAAGTTCAGCCAGAACTAAAGGTGGAATTAACTACTTGGCCGGAGGATTATACTGAGGAACAGGTTCTGCAAGTAAAACAGTTTTTGGCTCAGTTGCCTCCAATCAAAGCTGGCGAATTGAATTTTACTCCTTACCAATGCCAATTTAATGCTCAAGGGGATTTAATAGCTTCAGTATTGCTTAGAAATGGGGCAGCAAAAGAGGTTAGACTAGAGGGCATACCCCTCTTAATAAAAGATGCTGAGCAAAAAACAACGGCCTTTTATCATTTTAAATTATCCGATTGTCTTTTGAAACCCCAGAGTGCCGTTCTTTACAACTTAACTTTTCCTGCAGAATCGGTTTTAGAAAAAGAGCCTAATTTGAGCAAATGGACATTAGAAATAAAAAAATAA
- a CDS encoding PilZ domain-containing protein, with the protein MDYDTFVESLKIGFKSNILVLESCWVLMLGIIFLAGLGYGIYRTVTKKEESYRQIIGAPLYDRKLLTNTFYSKSNNQRRSWVRVPLNLNVQFIKDNFDIAASDAKYLSARLQNLSAGGMLMLSEHKLKENDKIKIQLQLPPAQIFKFNGRVVRVSKKTTNAVPHYQIGIQFFGIAERDRDKIIQFLFQHQREWIQQKINESNLQN; encoded by the coding sequence ATGGATTATGATACTTTTGTGGAATCATTGAAAATTGGTTTCAAAAGTAACATTCTGGTCTTGGAAAGCTGCTGGGTATTAATGCTAGGTATTATTTTCTTAGCTGGCCTAGGCTACGGAATTTACCGGACAGTAACCAAAAAAGAAGAAAGTTATCGGCAGATTATTGGGGCTCCTTTGTACGATCGTAAGCTCTTAACCAATACTTTTTACTCTAAATCAAATAACCAAAGACGCTCCTGGGTTCGGGTGCCGCTTAATTTGAATGTTCAATTTATTAAGGATAATTTTGACATTGCTGCTTCTGATGCAAAATATCTATCAGCTAGGCTGCAAAATCTAAGTGCAGGCGGAATGCTCATGTTGTCTGAACATAAGTTAAAAGAAAATGATAAAATTAAAATTCAACTACAGCTTCCGCCGGCTCAAATTTTTAAATTTAATGGCCGTGTGGTCAGAGTCAGTAAAAAAACAACTAATGCTGTTCCCCATTATCAAATTGGAATACAATTTTTCGGAATTGCCGAAAGAGACAGGGACAAAATAATTCAATTTTTATTCCAGCATCAGCGGGAATGGATCCAGCAAAAAATTAATGAATCCAATCTACAGAACTAA